In Myxococcus stipitatus, the following are encoded in one genomic region:
- a CDS encoding ATP-dependent Clp protease ATP-binding subunit — MVESTDLAQVLQEANDIARSVAQRLTSAHVLLALFTVENRAQLLLKERGVDEDALLQLLTAAPAEQDGPVRELREKAREIATSCGSQEADCLHLLIAVTRVRCVAQELLVHAGLDLATLRTTAVSYFVSGRMPRKLQPNRSHALGSRPAPNRPLGAPPSPLPFSAVAVSLPRPVPGAPPTPPVFPSAPPRVTTPALSPRDLIDVDEPEPTVAAAPPLPPPAPQVTPPPVAQAAPPPAPQAAPPAVARAAPAPAPVSRPAPAPSTAARGASLALDPKAFPLLTSMGRNLSQAAREGRLDPVVGRAREIEEVIDVLGKRRTNNPCLLGEAGVGKTAVVEGVAQRLLGLRGGLSEKVLVELDMASLVAGTQLRGSFSEKLNALKEEVRRADGRVMVFIDEIHTLVGAGSTGDGPQDAANELKTAMARGEFPCIGATTHDEFRKFISADPALERRFTPVVVHEPSVAETVEILRGIIGRYEEHHALRYRPEALEAAASLASRYVTDRFMPDKAISVVDLAGSRCHREGRDVVEPSDVARVVAKLAGVPEERLLMNDSARLLRLEQDLGERVIGHEEAIARIARVIRRNYAGFASRRPMGSFLFLGPTGVGKTEMARGLAEVLFGNRDALVRLDMSEMSEAHGVSRLIGSPAGYVGFGEGGQLTEPVRRRPSSVVVLDEIEKAHREVQMLLLQVLEEGRLTDGKGRHIDFSNTVIVMTTNLGAEAFSRTGRPMGFGAESSGAANALEFAASAARKALPPELWNRIDERLPFRPLEEEEVARIATLLLEESSKRLSTERGIEYVAGEDVVGHLLKSGGFDPLLGARPMRQMVQRLVEGPLAERILSGEFGAGDRVRVALKAGQLAFQRER, encoded by the coding sequence ATGGTCGAAAGCACGGATCTCGCCCAGGTCCTCCAAGAAGCCAACGACATTGCCCGGAGCGTGGCCCAGCGGCTCACGTCGGCGCATGTGCTGCTGGCGCTCTTCACGGTGGAGAACCGCGCGCAGTTGCTGCTCAAGGAGCGGGGCGTGGACGAGGATGCCCTCCTCCAGTTGCTCACCGCGGCGCCCGCCGAGCAGGACGGGCCGGTCCGAGAGCTGAGGGAGAAGGCGCGCGAAATCGCCACCAGCTGTGGCTCCCAAGAGGCCGACTGCCTGCACCTGCTCATCGCGGTGACGCGGGTGCGGTGTGTCGCCCAGGAGCTGCTGGTGCACGCGGGGCTGGACCTCGCGACGCTGCGCACCACGGCGGTGTCCTACTTCGTGAGCGGGCGGATGCCCCGCAAGCTCCAACCCAACCGGTCTCACGCGCTGGGCTCGCGCCCCGCCCCCAACCGGCCGCTGGGCGCGCCCCCGTCTCCGCTCCCCTTCTCCGCCGTCGCGGTGAGCCTGCCGCGTCCGGTGCCGGGCGCGCCGCCGACGCCTCCTGTGTTCCCCTCCGCGCCCCCTCGTGTCACGACGCCGGCCCTGTCTCCGCGCGACCTCATCGACGTGGATGAGCCGGAGCCCACGGTGGCCGCCGCGCCCCCTCTTCCTCCGCCCGCGCCGCAGGTGACCCCACCGCCCGTGGCCCAGGCCGCGCCGCCCCCCGCCCCCCAGGCCGCTCCGCCTGCCGTGGCTCGCGCGGCACCGGCGCCCGCACCCGTTTCGCGTCCGGCCCCGGCGCCCTCCACCGCGGCGCGAGGCGCCTCGCTGGCGCTGGACCCCAAGGCGTTTCCGCTGCTGACGTCCATGGGACGCAACCTGAGCCAGGCGGCGCGTGAAGGCCGGCTGGACCCCGTGGTGGGGCGCGCGCGCGAAATCGAGGAGGTCATCGACGTCCTTGGCAAGCGGCGCACCAACAACCCCTGCCTCCTGGGTGAGGCGGGCGTGGGCAAGACGGCGGTGGTGGAGGGTGTGGCCCAGCGGCTCCTCGGCCTTCGTGGAGGGCTTTCGGAGAAGGTGCTGGTGGAGCTGGACATGGCTTCGCTGGTCGCGGGCACCCAGCTGCGCGGCTCGTTCTCCGAGAAGCTCAACGCGCTCAAGGAGGAGGTCCGCCGGGCCGATGGGCGCGTGATGGTGTTCATCGACGAGATTCACACGCTGGTGGGCGCGGGCTCCACGGGTGATGGCCCGCAGGACGCGGCCAACGAGCTGAAGACGGCCATGGCGCGGGGCGAGTTCCCCTGCATCGGCGCGACGACCCACGACGAGTTCCGCAAGTTCATCAGCGCGGACCCAGCGCTGGAGCGGCGCTTCACGCCGGTGGTGGTGCATGAGCCGTCCGTCGCGGAGACGGTGGAAATCCTGCGCGGCATCATCGGCCGGTACGAAGAGCACCACGCGCTGCGCTACCGGCCGGAGGCGCTGGAGGCCGCGGCCTCGCTGGCCAGCCGTTACGTGACGGACCGGTTCATGCCGGACAAGGCCATCTCCGTGGTGGACCTGGCGGGGAGCCGGTGCCACCGCGAGGGACGCGACGTGGTGGAGCCCTCCGACGTGGCCCGGGTGGTGGCGAAGCTCGCGGGTGTTCCCGAGGAGCGGCTCTTGATGAACGACTCGGCGCGCCTGCTGCGGTTGGAGCAGGACCTGGGCGAGCGGGTCATCGGCCACGAAGAGGCGATTGCCCGCATCGCTCGCGTCATCCGCCGCAACTACGCGGGCTTCGCGTCGCGGCGGCCCATGGGCAGCTTCCTCTTCCTGGGCCCCACGGGCGTGGGCAAGACGGAGATGGCGCGCGGACTCGCGGAGGTGCTGTTCGGCAACCGCGACGCGCTGGTGCGGCTGGACATGAGCGAGATGTCCGAGGCCCATGGTGTATCGCGGCTCATCGGCTCTCCCGCGGGCTACGTGGGCTTTGGCGAGGGTGGCCAGCTCACCGAGCCCGTGCGCCGCCGCCCTTCGTCGGTGGTGGTGTTGGATGAAATCGAGAAGGCGCACCGCGAGGTGCAGATGCTCCTGCTCCAGGTGCTGGAAGAGGGGCGGCTGACGGACGGCAAGGGCCGGCACATCGACTTCTCCAACACGGTCATCGTGATGACGACCAACCTGGGCGCGGAGGCCTTCTCTCGCACGGGGCGGCCCATGGGCTTCGGCGCCGAGAGCTCCGGCGCCGCCAACGCCCTGGAGTTCGCCGCGTCCGCCGCGCGCAAGGCCCTGCCTCCGGAGCTGTGGAACCGCATCGACGAGCGGCTCCCATTCCGCCCCCTCGAGGAGGAAGAGGTCGCCCGCATCGCGACCCTGCTGCTGGAGGAGAGCAGCAAGCGGCTGTCCACGGAGCGCGGCATCGAGTACGTGGCGGGCGAGGATGTCGTGGGTCACCTGCTGAAGTCGGGCGGCTTCGACCCTCTGCTGGGTGCGCGGCCCATGCGGCAGATGGTGCAACGGCTGGTGGAGGGTCCGCTCGCGGAGCGAATCCTCTCCGGCGAGTTTGGCGCGGGCGACCGGGTGCGAGTGGCACTCAAGGCCGGTCAGCTCGCGTTCCAGCGAGAGCGATGA
- a CDS encoding ABC transporter ATP-binding protein, which yields MSDGSGAGAGRLIHVEDITRVFHVGGEEVRALRGVSFGINRGEWVAIIGQSGSGKSTMMNVLGCLDTPTSGRYMLNGKDVSRMSDDELAVIRNVEIGFIFQTFQLLPKETALANVELPLVYRGVSAKERRAKAMAALDKVQLTHRMHHRPNELSGGQRQRVAIARALVSEPSMLLADEPTGNLDSATGEEIVRLFEQLHQAGHTLVLVTHEPKLAARCPRAIRLSDGEIVADGPGREVALGNVAAMAAGGA from the coding sequence GTGAGTGACGGAAGCGGCGCCGGCGCGGGCCGGCTCATCCATGTGGAAGACATCACCCGCGTGTTCCATGTCGGTGGCGAGGAGGTGCGTGCGCTGCGCGGCGTCAGCTTCGGCATCAATCGCGGAGAGTGGGTGGCCATCATTGGCCAGTCGGGCTCCGGCAAGAGCACGATGATGAACGTGCTGGGCTGCCTGGATACGCCCACCAGCGGCCGCTACATGCTCAACGGCAAGGACGTGTCGCGCATGAGCGACGACGAACTGGCCGTCATCCGCAACGTGGAGATTGGCTTCATCTTCCAGACGTTCCAGCTGCTCCCCAAGGAGACGGCGTTGGCCAACGTGGAGCTGCCCCTGGTGTACCGGGGTGTCTCCGCGAAGGAGCGGCGGGCGAAGGCGATGGCGGCGTTGGACAAGGTCCAGCTCACGCACCGCATGCACCACCGGCCCAATGAGTTGTCCGGTGGTCAGCGCCAGCGCGTGGCCATTGCCCGCGCGCTGGTGTCGGAGCCGTCCATGCTGCTGGCGGACGAGCCCACGGGAAACCTGGACTCGGCCACGGGCGAGGAGATCGTCCGGCTCTTCGAGCAGCTCCACCAGGCGGGCCACACGCTGGTGCTCGTCACGCACGAGCCGAAGCTGGCGGCGCGCTGCCCTCGGGCCATCCGGTTGAGCGACGGTGAGATTGTCGCCGACGGTCCGGGGCGTGAGGTGGCGCTGGGCAACGTCGCGGCCATGGCGGCGGGGGGCGCATGA
- a CDS encoding TolC family protein yields MNPFVFAAALFAAAPTPVTLEDARTQGRSSTTALQSLLDLEVAEEDVRVARSSLLPQVSVGASAGKQWFGRRSSFNLVPDPNNPGQFVQIPVETQPTSTPAYDLGFTIRQSIYDRALWKQFEQSGVLRDAQKSQTKEDSDTAELEAIRRFFTLFRTQASRQVLAANVQRSEEQLERARSLFQAGRVGKVEEITAQVNLGNDRITLTQSLTQLATDQTQLAVWLTRPGTEALEAVDPGVLQQEPAPAPSLDEAVKVAREQRPLLKARSLQVRSAEVARAIVRADYIPTLSARGTYTRQGPDAEQVFTEPRLQNNFIGSIDLNWNVFNGFRTPAQTRRADAGIRKAQLALEQAAREIEAEVRTAHQSLEAQIVAAQQAAENKEAAIQGLRLAEERFRAGAGSTLEVRDAQISLTRSELSLLQNRIDVEIARFSLMRAMGALSPGETK; encoded by the coding sequence ATGAACCCCTTCGTCTTCGCCGCCGCGCTGTTCGCCGCCGCTCCCACCCCCGTCACCCTGGAGGATGCCCGCACGCAGGGGCGCAGCAGCACCACCGCGCTCCAGTCCTTGCTCGACCTGGAGGTCGCGGAGGAGGACGTGCGCGTCGCCCGGTCCTCGCTGCTGCCGCAGGTGTCGGTCGGTGCCTCCGCGGGCAAGCAGTGGTTTGGCCGCCGCAGCTCCTTCAACCTGGTGCCGGACCCCAACAACCCGGGGCAGTTCGTGCAGATCCCCGTGGAGACGCAGCCAACGTCCACGCCGGCCTACGACCTGGGCTTCACCATCCGGCAGAGCATCTATGACCGGGCGCTCTGGAAGCAGTTCGAGCAGAGCGGCGTGCTGCGCGATGCCCAGAAGAGCCAGACGAAGGAAGACTCGGACACCGCGGAGCTGGAGGCCATCCGCCGCTTCTTCACGCTCTTCCGCACCCAGGCGAGCCGTCAGGTGCTGGCGGCCAACGTCCAGCGCAGCGAGGAGCAACTCGAGCGCGCGCGCTCGCTGTTCCAGGCTGGCCGCGTGGGCAAGGTCGAGGAGATCACCGCGCAGGTGAACCTGGGCAATGACCGCATCACCCTGACCCAGTCCCTGACGCAGCTGGCGACGGACCAGACGCAGCTGGCGGTCTGGCTGACGCGCCCGGGCACCGAGGCCTTGGAGGCCGTGGACCCGGGAGTGCTTCAGCAGGAGCCCGCGCCCGCGCCCAGCCTCGATGAGGCGGTCAAGGTGGCCCGCGAGCAGCGCCCGCTGCTCAAGGCCCGGTCGCTCCAGGTCCGCTCGGCGGAGGTCGCGCGCGCCATCGTCCGCGCGGACTACATTCCGACGTTGTCGGCGCGGGGCACCTATACCCGCCAGGGGCCGGACGCGGAGCAGGTGTTCACCGAGCCCCGCCTCCAGAACAACTTCATTGGCAGCATCGACCTCAACTGGAACGTCTTCAACGGGTTCCGGACCCCCGCGCAGACGCGGCGCGCCGACGCGGGCATCCGCAAGGCGCAGCTCGCGCTGGAGCAGGCGGCGCGGGAGATCGAAGCCGAGGTCCGCACCGCGCACCAGTCGCTGGAGGCGCAGATTGTCGCCGCGCAGCAGGCCGCCGAGAACAAGGAAGCCGCCATCCAGGGGCTCCGGTTGGCGGAGGAGCGCTTCCGCGCGGGTGCGGGCTCCACGCTGGAGGTCCGCGACGCGCAGATCAGCCTGACGCGCTCCGAGCTCAGCCTTTTGCAGAACAGAATCGATGTCGAAATCGCTCGCTTCAGCTTGATGCGAGCCATGGGCGCCCTGAGCCCGGGAGAGACGAAATGA
- a CDS encoding ABC transporter permease: MRAFLDNLRLALGTFLGNPLRSLLTLLGIVIGVATVITMMGLIEGLRTKVNRDLGQLGAHTFQLTKWPSGGFGRFNWAKFAKRKDFGMDDVRAIEEFCPSVGVVAPMDDQGGQKVGSASAETRPSVRIIGASTKYPISSGVSVQSGRFFNEVEGLDGRNVVLLGVDVADALFPGIDPVGFEVRLKGRPFRVIGVLQRRGSFLGMVSMDNQAIIPLRVFQQLYGKQRSLDIDIQAKDPSLFRKAQDEVTMLMRRHRGVGGTEPNDFEIHTNESVTASFNQLSQVITIAGIGVCLLSLVVGGIGILNIMLVSVMERTREIGVRKALGAKRRRILGQFATEAVLLALLGGALGVGLGFGLVFLGDWMVGFPMSVPPWAVALALSMSCGVGLLFGIYPAARASKLDPVEAMRNE, encoded by the coding sequence ATGCGAGCCTTCCTGGACAATCTGCGGCTGGCGCTCGGGACGTTCCTGGGCAACCCGCTGCGCTCCCTGCTGACGCTGCTGGGCATCGTGATTGGCGTGGCCACCGTCATCACGATGATGGGGCTCATCGAGGGACTGCGGACGAAGGTGAACCGGGACCTGGGGCAGTTGGGGGCGCACACCTTCCAGCTGACCAAGTGGCCCTCGGGTGGGTTCGGGCGCTTCAACTGGGCGAAGTTCGCCAAGCGCAAGGACTTCGGCATGGACGACGTGCGCGCCATCGAGGAGTTCTGCCCGTCGGTGGGCGTGGTGGCGCCCATGGATGACCAGGGCGGCCAGAAGGTGGGCTCGGCGAGCGCGGAGACGCGTCCGTCCGTGCGCATCATCGGCGCGTCCACCAAGTACCCCATCTCGAGCGGCGTGTCGGTGCAGTCTGGCCGCTTCTTCAACGAGGTGGAGGGGCTGGACGGCCGCAACGTCGTGTTGCTGGGCGTGGACGTGGCGGACGCGCTGTTTCCCGGCATCGACCCGGTGGGCTTCGAGGTGCGGCTGAAGGGCCGGCCGTTCCGGGTGATTGGCGTGCTCCAGCGGCGCGGCAGCTTCCTGGGCATGGTGAGCATGGACAACCAGGCCATCATCCCGCTGCGTGTCTTCCAGCAGCTCTACGGCAAGCAGCGCTCGCTCGACATCGACATCCAGGCGAAGGACCCGTCCCTGTTCCGGAAGGCGCAGGACGAGGTGACCATGCTGATGCGCCGGCACCGCGGTGTCGGGGGGACCGAGCCCAACGACTTCGAAATCCACACCAACGAGTCGGTGACGGCGTCCTTCAACCAGCTCTCGCAGGTCATCACCATCGCGGGCATTGGTGTCTGCCTGTTGTCGCTGGTGGTGGGCGGCATCGGCATCCTCAACATCATGCTGGTGTCGGTGATGGAGCGGACGCGGGAGATTGGCGTGCGCAAGGCGCTGGGGGCCAAGCGGCGGCGCATCCTGGGACAGTTCGCCACGGAGGCTGTGTTGCTGGCGCTCCTGGGCGGCGCGCTGGGGGTGGGCCTGGGCTTCGGTCTGGTGTTCCTGGGGGACTGGATGGTGGGCTTCCCCATGTCCGTGCCTCCCTGGGCGGTGGCGCTGGCCCTGTCGATGAGCTGCGGGGTGGGGCTGCTGTTCGGCATCTACCCGGCGGCGCGTGCTTCGAAGCTCGACCCCGTCGAGGCCATGCGCAACGAGTAG
- a CDS encoding YIP1 family protein has product MTSLVQPVRVFIDPVEGTPAAVEARRWVWPLLILALCVSASGTLFSLRWDAAPDVIRELQASGEMATISEADLTDKIQTTTRKALVGGIAKGVFVMPMTALLLAAILWLVSWLFDRPTHFEKLMSVAALSLLPIALYHAVLALCISAQHTLSVARLAQLVPSHLGALLGDLTPKMARVASTVDFFNLWSTVILGLGFSAATGMSRGRALLLAVVLYAMFAGVMMVGLPGVQMAGGGR; this is encoded by the coding sequence ATGACCTCTCTCGTCCAACCCGTGCGCGTCTTCATCGACCCTGTCGAGGGGACGCCCGCAGCCGTCGAAGCCCGCCGTTGGGTCTGGCCGCTTCTCATCCTCGCCCTTTGCGTGTCCGCCTCTGGGACGCTGTTTTCCCTTCGTTGGGACGCGGCCCCGGATGTCATCCGTGAGCTCCAGGCGTCCGGCGAGATGGCGACCATCTCCGAGGCCGACCTGACCGACAAGATCCAGACCACCACGCGCAAGGCGCTGGTGGGCGGCATCGCCAAGGGCGTCTTCGTGATGCCCATGACGGCGCTGCTCCTGGCCGCCATCCTCTGGCTCGTGTCGTGGTTGTTTGATCGCCCCACGCACTTCGAGAAGTTGATGTCCGTGGCGGCGCTCAGCCTCCTGCCCATCGCGCTGTACCACGCGGTCCTCGCTCTCTGTATCTCCGCGCAGCACACGTTGTCCGTCGCGCGGCTCGCGCAGTTGGTGCCGTCACACCTGGGCGCGCTGTTGGGGGATTTGACTCCCAAGATGGCGCGCGTGGCGTCCACCGTGGACTTCTTCAACCTCTGGAGCACTGTGATTCTGGGATTGGGCTTCTCCGCCGCCACGGGCATGAGCCGCGGCCGCGCGTTGCTGCTGGCGGTGGTGCTCTACGCGATGTTCGCGGGAGTGATGATGGTCGGGCTTCCGGGTGTGCAGATGGCGGGAGGTGGCCGATGA
- a CDS encoding ABC transporter permease yields the protein MKSRTGLRVDVLEGARIAVFSLRANRLRTVLTTLGIGIGVATLLAIIGIIQGLNTSFHRQLATFGANTLYVSKFPWIIKGDWWKYRNRKNFTLEQLPRLRAMAPFITAMSPSVSRMSDVSYGSEQVSTVRIQGVNHEYLTIAGYDITSGRFLTEADEEVTRPVAVIGADVADRLFPGISPLGRSIRVDNRSFQVVGTLSRKGKMVNESMDLLVLIPFKTFYASFGKGRPFEIAMAVSDASQVGMAEDQLIGILRRLRGTEPGQPDDFNINRPSMMAQTYAQLTGALYGVAVGVGLITLLVGGIGIMNIMLVSVRERTREIGVRRALGARKRTIVIQFLMEAASVSAVGGLLGTTVGLGTAKVVSLITPLAADVQASTILGGVFFAAMVGLLFGIWPAARAANLDPVEALRYE from the coding sequence ATGAAGTCACGGACAGGCCTTCGGGTGGATGTCCTGGAGGGGGCGCGCATCGCGGTGTTCTCGCTGCGGGCCAACCGTCTGCGCACGGTGCTGACCACGCTGGGCATTGGCATCGGGGTGGCCACGCTGCTGGCCATCATCGGCATCATCCAGGGGCTCAACACGTCCTTCCACCGGCAGTTGGCCACGTTCGGCGCCAACACGCTCTACGTGTCCAAGTTCCCGTGGATCATCAAGGGCGACTGGTGGAAGTACCGCAACCGGAAGAACTTCACCCTGGAGCAGCTACCGCGCCTGCGCGCCATGGCGCCCTTCATCACCGCGATGTCGCCTTCGGTGTCGCGGATGTCGGACGTGTCGTACGGCAGCGAGCAGGTATCGACCGTGCGAATCCAGGGCGTCAACCACGAGTACCTGACCATCGCGGGCTACGACATCACCTCGGGCCGCTTCCTCACGGAGGCGGACGAGGAGGTGACGCGGCCCGTGGCGGTCATTGGCGCGGACGTGGCGGACCGGCTCTTCCCGGGCATCAGCCCGCTGGGGAGGAGCATCCGCGTGGACAACCGCTCCTTCCAGGTGGTGGGCACGCTCAGCCGCAAGGGGAAGATGGTCAACGAGAGCATGGACCTGCTCGTGCTCATCCCCTTCAAGACGTTCTACGCCAGCTTCGGCAAGGGCCGTCCGTTCGAGATAGCCATGGCCGTGTCGGATGCGTCCCAGGTGGGGATGGCGGAGGACCAGCTCATCGGCATCCTGCGGCGTCTGCGTGGGACGGAGCCCGGGCAACCGGATGACTTCAACATCAACCGGCCATCGATGATGGCGCAGACCTACGCGCAGCTCACGGGCGCGCTGTATGGCGTGGCGGTGGGCGTGGGCCTCATCACCCTGTTGGTGGGTGGCATCGGCATCATGAACATCATGTTGGTGTCGGTGCGCGAACGGACGCGGGAGATAGGTGTGAGGCGCGCGTTGGGCGCACGCAAGCGCACCATCGTCATCCAGTTCTTGATGGAGGCGGCCAGCGTGTCCGCGGTGGGCGGGCTGCTGGGGACGACGGTGGGGTTGGGCACGGCCAAGGTGGTGTCACTCATCACACCGCTGGCGGCGGACGTCCAGGCGAGCACCATCCTGGGCGGGGTGTTCTTCGCGGCCATGGTGGGGTTGCTCTTCGGCATCTGGCCGGCGGCGCGCGCGGCGAACCTGGACCCGGTCGAAGCCCTCCGGTACGAGTGA
- a CDS encoding cysteine synthase A, whose protein sequence is MAPRIGSLWDSVGNTPLLRISSLSQLTGCEILGKAEFMNPGGSIKDRAAKGMIRRAEEEGLLTPGGTIVEGTAGNTGIGLGLLGRERGYRVVVTMPDNQAREKYEYLEAMGVEVRKVPPVPFANPNHFFHQARLLSEQHGWFWANQFENTANGDFHYETTGPEIWEQCEGKVDVLVASVGSGGTMSGVSRFLKEKNPSLRVVLVDPPGSGLYSFVREGKLASTGSSITEGIGIMRLTANFKAARVDEAMRLDDAAMLDMLYHLAREDALVVGTSAALNARAAYELARQNLGRGLRIVTFLCDHGSRYASKVFNADFLASKQLQAKPLPTGRASR, encoded by the coding sequence ATGGCGCCACGCATTGGCTCGCTCTGGGACTCGGTGGGCAACACGCCGCTGCTTCGCATCAGCTCGCTCAGTCAGCTCACCGGCTGCGAGATTCTGGGCAAGGCGGAGTTCATGAACCCTGGCGGGAGCATCAAGGACCGCGCCGCCAAGGGGATGATTCGACGCGCGGAGGAGGAAGGGCTGCTCACGCCAGGGGGCACCATCGTCGAGGGCACCGCAGGCAACACGGGCATCGGCCTGGGGCTGCTGGGCCGCGAGCGGGGCTACCGCGTGGTGGTGACGATGCCGGACAACCAGGCGCGCGAGAAGTACGAGTACCTGGAGGCGATGGGCGTGGAGGTCCGCAAGGTGCCGCCCGTGCCGTTCGCCAACCCCAACCACTTCTTCCATCAGGCGCGCTTGCTGTCGGAGCAGCATGGCTGGTTCTGGGCGAACCAGTTCGAGAACACGGCCAACGGCGACTTCCACTACGAGACCACGGGGCCCGAAATCTGGGAGCAGTGCGAGGGGAAGGTGGACGTGCTCGTCGCCTCGGTGGGCAGCGGCGGGACGATGTCGGGCGTCAGCCGCTTCCTCAAGGAGAAGAACCCCTCGCTGCGAGTCGTGCTGGTGGACCCGCCGGGCTCGGGGCTCTACAGCTTCGTGCGTGAGGGCAAGCTGGCGTCGACGGGCTCCTCCATCACGGAGGGCATCGGCATCATGCGGCTGACCGCCAACTTCAAGGCGGCGCGCGTGGACGAGGCCATGCGCCTGGATGACGCGGCGATGCTCGACATGCTCTATCACCTGGCTCGCGAGGACGCGCTGGTGGTGGGCACCTCCGCGGCGCTCAACGCGCGCGCGGCCTACGAGCTGGCCCGGCAGAACCTGGGCCGGGGCCTGCGCATCGTCACCTTCCTGTGTGACCACGGCAGCCGCTACGCCTCCAAGGTCTTCAACGCGGACTTCCTCGCGAGCAAGCAGCTCCAGGCGAAGCCGCTGCCGACGGGACGTGCTTCGCGCTGA
- a CDS encoding efflux RND transporter periplasmic adaptor subunit codes for MKWWKGAIAGALFLGAAAITVGGLKERPPPSQEVQIAKARKGSITRTITGAGKVQAATTVKISSSLSGDLVELLVKDGDPVKKGQVLGRIDKRIYEASLKQAVASQNAARADSQVAEVEVNRTTQELARVEGLAAKGLSSASEVDIAKASKNSADARLASARQLLARTVAVVEQQQTDLSKTTLLSPIDGNVIELSREVGERVRGSELAEDVVMTIAALSAMEVKFEVGEHEVVHLKPGQPADVTLDALEGQTFQGSVVEIAQKALIKNAGTEAEVTSFPVTVALDMRPPGVLPGMSAEARISAETHGDVVLVPIQAVTVRAERTLPDYKESVEGGALKAKRTETLAKVVFVVDSANKAQVRRVQTGIASDTELEILSGLSDGDRVVEGPYRTLSKELNHGDNVQEPQQGEGPGAMKGGRKS; via the coding sequence ATGAAGTGGTGGAAGGGTGCGATCGCGGGTGCGTTGTTCCTCGGTGCAGCGGCCATCACGGTCGGGGGGCTGAAGGAGCGTCCTCCTCCGTCACAGGAGGTGCAGATCGCCAAGGCTCGCAAGGGCAGCATCACCCGCACCATCACCGGTGCGGGAAAGGTGCAGGCGGCAACGACGGTGAAGATCTCCTCCAGCCTCTCCGGCGACCTGGTGGAGCTGCTGGTCAAGGACGGCGACCCGGTGAAGAAGGGCCAGGTGCTGGGCCGCATCGACAAGCGCATCTACGAGGCCTCGCTGAAGCAGGCGGTGGCGTCGCAGAACGCCGCCCGCGCGGACTCTCAAGTGGCGGAGGTGGAGGTCAACCGCACCACGCAGGAGCTGGCGCGCGTGGAGGGCCTCGCGGCCAAGGGCCTCTCGTCCGCCTCCGAGGTGGATATCGCGAAGGCCTCGAAGAACTCGGCGGATGCGCGTCTGGCCTCCGCGCGGCAGTTGCTGGCGCGCACGGTCGCCGTCGTGGAGCAGCAGCAGACGGACCTGTCCAAGACGACGCTCCTGTCGCCCATCGACGGCAACGTCATCGAGCTGTCGCGCGAGGTGGGTGAGCGCGTGCGTGGCTCGGAGTTGGCCGAGGACGTGGTGATGACCATCGCCGCGCTCTCCGCCATGGAGGTGAAGTTCGAGGTGGGTGAGCACGAGGTGGTCCACCTCAAGCCGGGCCAGCCCGCGGACGTGACGCTGGACGCGCTCGAGGGCCAGACGTTCCAGGGCTCCGTGGTGGAGATCGCCCAGAAGGCGCTCATCAAGAACGCGGGGACGGAGGCGGAGGTGACCAGCTTCCCTGTCACCGTGGCGTTGGACATGCGTCCGCCGGGCGTGCTTCCGGGCATGAGCGCGGAGGCTCGCATCTCCGCGGAGACCCATGGCGACGTCGTGCTGGTCCCCATCCAGGCGGTGACGGTCCGTGCGGAGCGCACGCTGCCGGATTACAAGGAGTCGGTGGAGGGCGGGGCCCTCAAGGCCAAGCGCACGGAGACGCTCGCCAAGGTGGTCTTCGTGGTGGACTCGGCGAACAAGGCGCAGGTGCGGCGGGTCCAGACGGGGATTGCCTCCGACACGGAGCTGGAGATTCTCTCCGGGCTGAGCGACGGGGACCGCGTGGTGGAAGGCCCCTACCGCACGCTGTCGAAGGAACTCAACCACGGTGACAACGTCCAAGAGCCTCAGCAGGGCGAGGGGCCGGGCGCGATGAAGGGCGGGCGTAAGTCGTGA